In a genomic window of [Empedobacter] haloabium:
- the bla gene encoding subclass B3 metallo-beta-lactamase, with translation MKKALLSFAIATLVAPAFAGDWDEPQDPFPIYGNVYYVGPHGISALLVTSPQGHILLDGATPKSPDAIAAHVRQLGFKVEDIKYILTSHEHFDHAGGIAALQKLTGATVIGSAKSVPVLASGKPNPGDPQFGGLPDMTPVANTRVIQDGDVIKLGPLALTAHYTPGHTQGGLSWTWQASENGRTVNMVYADSLNAYGAKGFRYGGDQRYPQAKADIERSIARIASLPCDVLISAHPEFSGLWERKEKAAKQGNAAFIDPQGCRKYAEKGRARLAQQLADESK, from the coding sequence ATGAAAAAAGCACTGCTGTCGTTTGCTATCGCCACGCTGGTCGCCCCCGCCTTTGCCGGCGACTGGGACGAGCCGCAAGACCCGTTCCCGATCTACGGCAACGTCTATTACGTCGGCCCGCACGGCATCAGCGCGCTGCTGGTGACGTCGCCGCAAGGGCATATCCTGCTGGACGGCGCCACGCCGAAGTCGCCCGACGCCATCGCCGCGCACGTGCGCCAGCTGGGCTTCAAGGTGGAGGACATCAAATACATCTTGACCTCGCACGAGCACTTCGACCACGCCGGCGGCATCGCCGCGCTGCAGAAGCTGACCGGCGCCACCGTCATCGGCAGCGCGAAAAGCGTGCCCGTGCTGGCCAGCGGCAAGCCCAATCCGGGCGACCCGCAGTTCGGCGGCCTGCCGGACATGACGCCGGTGGCCAATACCCGCGTGATCCAGGACGGTGACGTGATCAAGCTCGGGCCGCTGGCACTGACCGCGCATTACACGCCGGGCCATACGCAGGGTGGCCTGAGCTGGACCTGGCAGGCCAGCGAGAACGGCCGCACGGTCAATATGGTGTACGCCGACAGCCTGAATGCGTATGGTGCGAAAGGCTTCCGCTACGGCGGCGACCAGCGTTATCCGCAGGCCAAAGCGGACATCGAACGCTCGATCGCCAGGATTGCCAGCCTGCCATGCGACGTGCTGATCTCCGCCCACCCCGAGTTCAGCGGGCTGTGGGAACGCAAGGAGAAGGCGGCCAAGCAGGGCAACGCGGCCTTCATCGATCCGCAGGGCTGCCGCAAGTATGCGGAAAAGGGCAGGGCACGACTGGCGCAGCAGTTGGCCGACGAGTCCAAATAA
- the ligD gene encoding DNA ligase D: protein MKDSLKTYKAKRNFAITPEPAEGGEEGKDALTFVIQKHWATRLHYDFRLELDGTMKSWAVPKGPSYDTHDKRMAVHVEDHPISYNDFEGTIPEKQYGAGKVIIWDKGTWHPLGDPRQGYRDGNLKFELRGHKLRGKWVLVRMKRSGEKQEPWLLIKEKDEYVRSADEFSVIDEMPDSVKALGMPTDEPLTPQAATAEETARAHAAPARKKAAAKGTGKPKAAPVAPGVRCALPETFAPELATLVDAPPSDPQDWLFEIKFDGYRLLARVDGKDVRLITRNGNDWTHKLEPLRAAIEKMKLPKGWYDGEIVVHDQSGRPNFGLLQQAFDGTRTSNIVYFVFDAPYLDGYDLREVPLAQRRELLKTVMERAGNDMVRYSAELEAPPAEMVAAACQMGLEGIIGKRRDSAYVSRRSPDWIKLKCAQRQEFVIGGYTDPKGSRVGIGSLLLGYYGEDGKLHYAGNVGAGFNETTLREITAKLKKLASDSNPFAPSKAIEKRAHWVKPNLVAEVTFGEWTSSGSIRHSVFQGLRADKKASSVTREQAAHMETLVEGTMQTQSAAKTTKPKAAAKSAPARAPAGLDADSKLPASLKVTNPDRLIDPASGTTKIGLVRYYALVAELMLEHLKGRPVALVRAPAGVGGELFFQKHSEVGKLPGVKQFPQELDPDHPSMLEVATMQGLLSAAQWNVVEFHTQNAFGKNYEKPNRMIFDLDPGQGVTWPQIQEAAQLMRAFLAELGLPAFLKTSGGKGLHVVVPVKPQHDWDTVKGFTKAIVEHMATTLPDRFAFKSGPKNRVGKIFIDYLRNGRGATTVSAWSARTRAGLGISVPVAWDELAHLRGGDHWTVATVHGRLDEGNTPWADYAKSAVSITKAMKQLGYTGA from the coding sequence ATGAAAGACTCCCTGAAGACCTACAAGGCCAAGCGCAACTTCGCCATCACGCCGGAACCGGCCGAGGGCGGCGAGGAGGGCAAGGACGCGCTGACGTTCGTCATCCAGAAGCACTGGGCGACGCGGCTGCACTACGACTTCCGCCTGGAGCTGGACGGCACCATGAAGAGCTGGGCCGTGCCGAAAGGGCCGAGCTACGACACGCACGACAAGCGCATGGCCGTGCACGTTGAGGACCATCCGATCTCGTACAACGACTTCGAGGGCACGATCCCGGAGAAGCAGTACGGCGCTGGCAAGGTCATCATCTGGGACAAGGGCACCTGGCATCCGCTGGGCGACCCACGCCAGGGCTACCGCGACGGCAACCTGAAGTTCGAGCTGCGCGGCCACAAGCTGCGCGGCAAGTGGGTGCTGGTACGGATGAAGCGCTCGGGCGAGAAACAGGAGCCCTGGCTGCTGATCAAGGAAAAGGACGAGTACGTGCGTTCCGCCGACGAGTTCTCCGTCATCGACGAGATGCCCGACAGCGTCAAGGCGCTGGGCATGCCGACCGACGAGCCGTTGACGCCGCAGGCCGCGACGGCCGAGGAAACGGCGCGCGCGCATGCGGCGCCGGCGCGCAAGAAGGCCGCGGCCAAGGGCACGGGCAAGCCCAAGGCCGCGCCGGTGGCGCCAGGCGTGCGCTGCGCCTTGCCGGAGACGTTCGCGCCGGAGCTGGCCACCCTGGTGGACGCGCCGCCTTCGGACCCGCAGGACTGGCTGTTCGAGATCAAGTTCGACGGCTACCGCCTGCTGGCACGGGTGGACGGCAAGGACGTGCGCCTGATCACCCGCAACGGCAACGACTGGACCCACAAGCTCGAACCGCTGCGCGCCGCCATCGAGAAGATGAAGCTGCCCAAGGGCTGGTACGACGGCGAGATCGTCGTGCACGACCAGAGCGGCCGGCCCAACTTCGGGCTGCTGCAGCAGGCCTTCGACGGCACCAGGACCAGCAACATCGTCTACTTCGTGTTCGACGCGCCCTATCTGGATGGCTACGACCTGCGCGAGGTGCCACTGGCGCAGCGGCGCGAATTGCTCAAGACCGTGATGGAGCGCGCCGGCAACGACATGGTGCGCTACTCGGCCGAGCTGGAGGCCCCGCCGGCCGAGATGGTGGCGGCGGCCTGCCAGATGGGCCTCGAGGGCATCATCGGCAAGCGGCGCGACTCGGCCTATGTATCGCGCCGCTCGCCCGACTGGATCAAGCTGAAATGCGCACAGCGGCAGGAATTCGTCATCGGCGGCTATACCGACCCGAAAGGCTCGCGCGTGGGCATCGGCTCGCTGCTGCTGGGTTACTACGGCGAGGACGGCAAGCTGCACTACGCCGGCAACGTGGGCGCCGGCTTCAACGAGACGACCCTGCGCGAGATCACGGCCAAGCTGAAGAAACTGGCCAGCGACAGCAATCCGTTCGCGCCGTCGAAAGCGATCGAGAAGCGCGCGCACTGGGTCAAACCGAACCTGGTGGCCGAGGTGACGTTCGGCGAATGGACGAGCAGCGGCTCGATCCGGCATTCCGTCTTCCAGGGACTGCGCGCCGACAAGAAGGCAAGCAGCGTCACCCGCGAGCAGGCGGCCCATATGGAAACGCTGGTGGAGGGAACCATGCAGACACAAAGTGCGGCAAAGACGACGAAGCCCAAGGCAGCGGCAAAGAGCGCGCCAGCGCGCGCGCCTGCGGGGTTGGACGCGGACAGCAAGCTGCCCGCATCGCTGAAGGTGACGAACCCGGACCGCCTGATCGACCCGGCCAGCGGCACCACCAAGATCGGCCTGGTGCGCTACTACGCGCTGGTGGCGGAACTGATGCTGGAGCACCTGAAGGGCCGCCCGGTGGCGCTGGTGCGGGCGCCAGCCGGCGTCGGCGGCGAGCTGTTCTTCCAGAAGCATTCGGAGGTCGGCAAGCTGCCCGGCGTGAAGCAGTTCCCGCAGGAGCTCGACCCGGATCACCCGTCGATGCTGGAAGTGGCGACGATGCAGGGCCTGCTGTCGGCGGCGCAGTGGAACGTGGTCGAGTTCCATACGCAGAACGCGTTCGGCAAGAACTACGAAAAGCCCAACCGGATGATCTTCGACCTGGATCCGGGCCAGGGCGTGACGTGGCCGCAGATCCAGGAGGCGGCGCAGCTGATGCGCGCCTTCCTGGCCGAGCTGGGCCTGCCGGCATTCCTGAAGACCAGCGGCGGCAAGGGCCTGCACGTGGTGGTGCCGGTCAAGCCGCAGCACGACTGGGATACCGTCAAGGGCTTCACCAAGGCGATCGTCGAGCACATGGCGACGACCTTGCCGGACCGCTTCGCGTTCAAGAGCGGGCCGAAGAACCGGGTCGGCAAGATCTTCATCGACTACCTGCGCAATGGCCGCGGCGCCACCACGGTCAGCGCGTGGTCGGCCCGCACGCGCGCCGGCCTGGGCATCTCGGTGCCGGTGGCTTGGGACGAGCTGGCACACCTGCGCGGTGGGGATCACTGGACGGTCGCTACGGTGCACGGCCGGCTGGACGAGGGCAATACGCCTTGGGCCGACTACGCCAAGAGTGCCGTCAGCATTACCAAGGCGATGAAGCAGCTGGGCTACACCGGCGCATGA
- a CDS encoding Ku protein codes for MARALWKGAISFGLVHIPVELHSAVKSNELDLTMLDKRDFSPIGYKRYNKTTEKEVAWDNIIKGYEYQPGEYVVLSDEDLRQANVKATQTIDILAFVDAEDVPLTYYETPYYLAPGRGGAKVYALLRETLRRAGKIGIATVVIRTKQHLCALVAAEDGIIMNTLRYAEEIRDTEGLDLPDKGTKATGIKEKELEMALSLVEGMSEDWAPEQYHDTYKDDVLALVEKKIKAKQTKTITMPSKDGEAAPSTNVIDLVALLKQSLGAKPGKGKAAAADEDEEEDEVEADEDTDDDEPPPKARRPAPRGSASVNARSTSRTGTASKSTVAAKAKAKASPAKAEASKSVAKKAVAKPAAKKTAAKSATTSTRRRAA; via the coding sequence ATGGCACGCGCGCTGTGGAAAGGCGCCATCAGCTTCGGCCTGGTGCACATACCGGTCGAGCTGCACTCGGCCGTCAAGAGCAATGAGCTCGACCTGACGATGCTGGACAAGCGCGACTTCTCCCCCATCGGCTACAAGCGCTACAACAAGACGACGGAAAAGGAAGTCGCGTGGGACAACATCATCAAGGGCTATGAATACCAGCCCGGCGAATACGTGGTGCTGTCCGACGAGGACCTGCGCCAGGCCAACGTCAAGGCCACCCAGACCATCGACATCCTGGCCTTCGTCGATGCCGAGGACGTGCCGCTGACGTACTACGAAACGCCCTACTACCTGGCGCCCGGCCGCGGCGGCGCCAAGGTGTACGCGCTGCTGCGCGAGACCTTGCGCCGCGCCGGCAAGATCGGCATCGCCACGGTGGTGATCCGCACCAAGCAGCACCTGTGCGCGCTGGTGGCCGCCGAGGACGGCATCATCATGAATACCCTGCGCTACGCCGAAGAGATCCGCGACACCGAGGGCCTGGACCTGCCGGACAAGGGCACCAAGGCTACCGGCATCAAGGAAAAGGAACTGGAGATGGCGCTGTCGCTGGTGGAAGGCATGAGCGAGGACTGGGCGCCGGAGCAGTACCACGACACGTACAAGGATGACGTGCTCGCCCTGGTCGAGAAAAAGATCAAGGCCAAGCAGACCAAGACCATCACGATGCCGTCGAAAGATGGCGAGGCCGCACCGTCGACCAACGTCATCGACCTGGTGGCGCTGTTGAAGCAGTCGCTGGGCGCCAAGCCCGGCAAGGGCAAGGCCGCGGCGGCCGACGAGGACGAGGAAGAGGACGAGGTCGAAGCCGACGAGGACACGGACGACGACGAACCGCCGCCCAAGGCGCGGCGGCCGGCACCGCGCGGTTCGGCCAGCGTGAATGCGCGCAGCACAAGCCGGACGGGCACGGCCAGCAAGAGCACGGTCGCCGCCAAGGCCAAGGCAAAGGCCAGCCCGGCCAAGGCGGAGGCTTCGAAGTCGGTGGCGAAGAAGGCGGTGGCGAAGCCGGCGGCGAAGAAGACGGCGGCCAAGTCTGCGACCACCTCGACGCGGCGCCGCGCTGCTTGA
- a CDS encoding SDR family oxidoreductase yields the protein MSNSQNSNNVGNLQREIQQQQDQRDQQKQGDTGGGQQEPQGVQTGTHDFPDGDMPSQHLAKPGIEADMELKPQFMAPGYKGSGKLEGMSAIVTGGDSGIGRAVAVLYAREGADVALVYLTDEQEDAVETKRCIEAEGRRCILIPGDVREPQFCKHAVEETLQAFGKIDILVNNAAFQEHADSLEDLTEERFDLTMKTNIYGYFHMAKAVLPHLKQGASIINTGSVTGLQGSSKLLDYSSTKGAIHAFTMSLASNLLEKGIRVNAVAPGPVWTPLNPADQTPDKIAKFGQSTDMKRPAQPEELSPAYVFLAAPSCASYITGIILPITGSVG from the coding sequence ATGTCGAATTCGCAGAACAGTAACAATGTGGGCAACCTGCAGCGCGAGATCCAGCAGCAGCAGGACCAGCGCGACCAGCAGAAGCAGGGCGATACCGGGGGCGGCCAGCAGGAGCCGCAAGGCGTGCAGACGGGCACGCATGACTTCCCGGACGGCGACATGCCCAGCCAACACCTGGCCAAGCCCGGCATCGAGGCGGACATGGAACTGAAGCCGCAGTTCATGGCGCCCGGCTACAAGGGCAGCGGCAAGCTGGAAGGCATGAGCGCCATCGTCACCGGCGGCGACTCGGGCATCGGCCGCGCCGTGGCCGTGCTGTATGCACGCGAAGGCGCGGACGTGGCACTGGTCTACCTGACCGACGAGCAGGAGGACGCCGTCGAGACCAAGCGCTGCATCGAGGCCGAAGGCCGCCGCTGCATCCTGATCCCGGGCGACGTGCGCGAACCGCAGTTCTGCAAGCACGCCGTCGAGGAAACGCTGCAGGCCTTCGGCAAGATCGACATCCTGGTCAACAATGCCGCGTTCCAGGAGCACGCCGATTCGCTCGAGGACCTGACCGAGGAGCGCTTCGACCTGACGATGAAGACCAATATCTACGGCTACTTCCACATGGCGAAAGCCGTGCTGCCGCATCTGAAGCAAGGCGCGTCGATCATCAACACGGGCTCCGTGACGGGCCTGCAGGGCTCGTCCAAGCTGCTGGACTATTCGTCCACCAAGGGCGCGATCCATGCGTTCACGATGTCGCTGGCCTCGAACCTGCTGGAGAAAGGCATTCGCGTCAATGCCGTCGCGCCGGGCCCGGTGTGGACGCCGCTGAACCCGGCCGACCAGACGCCGGACAAGATCGCCAAGTTCGGCCAGAGCACGGACATGAAGCGCCCCGCCCAGCCGGAAGAGCTGTCGCCGGCCTACGTTTTCCTGGCCGCGCCCAGCTGCGCCAGCTACATCACCGGCATCATCCTGCCCATCACGGGCAGCGTGGGCTGA
- a CDS encoding diguanylate cyclase, which produces MSESGLGRTGLFVHPDAKRYEQFRAACGETFGRLHAAVNAGAAIERMTRGHVDLLVIDLAGCLVGDAALLTGLSMLLRTRNGAPVLVLCPYGHTAWLPELMAHGALHYRISPVAGAELRSAVDSLLRPAGDMQANAQQQLLDKERELRELLTIQRSVQRAMAHGEDGERLAAQLCAALCSFPGVRHTALLRQHPGGDLCLLAQESRNHLDLVRLLGRQDKLLASPLRDTFPPLLAASAGELVLLDAPEKMGDPELALALHRRDVQMVLALPLRGEPGGPLLGAVSLMFDRSLQFTREQFACFASLAQYIGFGLAMGELKQQNDALAGRLTQMATRDPLTGAINRRAGEALLESEIRRARRYGIPLAVIAFDIDNFRSVNDVYGYPIGDQALRAVAATIQGRLRVSDTLARMRGEEFLVIATHTAAADARKLAEKLRATIAGTALPGCETVTISLGVAQVAPDEGATTVIDRVDTALRRAKRGGRNRVELAD; this is translated from the coding sequence ATGTCGGAATCCGGTCTTGGCCGCACAGGCCTGTTCGTGCATCCGGATGCCAAGCGGTACGAGCAGTTTCGTGCCGCGTGTGGCGAAACTTTCGGTCGCCTGCATGCGGCCGTCAACGCAGGCGCGGCGATCGAGCGCATGACGCGCGGTCACGTCGACCTGCTCGTCATCGACCTGGCTGGCTGCCTGGTAGGCGACGCCGCGCTGCTGACGGGCCTGTCCATGTTGCTCCGTACCCGCAACGGCGCGCCCGTGCTGGTGCTGTGCCCATACGGGCACACGGCCTGGCTGCCGGAGCTGATGGCGCACGGGGCGCTGCACTATCGCATCAGCCCGGTCGCCGGCGCCGAGCTGCGCAGCGCCGTCGACAGCCTGCTGCGACCGGCGGGCGATATGCAGGCCAACGCCCAGCAGCAGCTGCTGGACAAGGAACGCGAGCTGCGCGAACTGCTGACGATCCAGCGCAGCGTGCAGCGCGCCATGGCCCACGGCGAGGACGGCGAGCGCCTGGCGGCCCAGCTGTGCGCCGCGCTGTGCAGCTTTCCCGGCGTGCGCCACACGGCGCTGCTGCGGCAGCATCCGGGCGGCGACCTGTGCCTGCTGGCGCAAGAGAGCCGCAACCACCTGGACCTGGTGCGCCTGCTCGGGCGGCAGGACAAGCTGCTGGCATCGCCACTGCGGGACACCTTCCCGCCGCTGCTGGCCGCCAGCGCGGGCGAACTGGTCTTGCTGGATGCGCCGGAAAAGATGGGCGACCCGGAACTGGCGCTGGCGCTGCATCGGCGCGACGTGCAGATGGTGCTGGCGCTGCCGCTGCGCGGCGAGCCGGGCGGGCCGCTGCTGGGGGCGGTCAGCCTGATGTTCGACCGTTCGCTGCAGTTTACGCGCGAGCAGTTCGCCTGCTTCGCCAGCCTGGCGCAGTACATCGGCTTCGGCCTGGCGATGGGCGAGCTGAAACAGCAGAACGATGCCCTGGCGGGGCGCCTGACGCAGATGGCCACGCGCGATCCGCTGACGGGCGCGATCAACCGCCGCGCCGGGGAAGCGCTGCTCGAGAGCGAGATCCGGCGCGCGCGGCGCTACGGCATCCCGCTGGCCGTCATCGCCTTCGACATCGACAACTTCCGCTCCGTAAACGACGTGTACGGCTATCCGATCGGCGACCAGGCGCTGCGCGCGGTGGCGGCGACGATCCAGGGCCGCCTGCGCGTCTCCGACACGCTGGCGCGCATGCGCGGCGAGGAGTTCCTCGTCATCGCCACGCATACCGCGGCGGCGGACGCGCGCAAGCTGGCCGAAAAGCTGCGCGCCACGATTGCCGGCACGGCGCTGCCAGGCTGCGAGACGGTGACGATCAGCCTGGGCGTGGCGCAGGTGGCGCCGGACGAGGGCGCGACCACCGTCATCGACCGGGTCGACACGGCGCTGCGGCGCGCCAAGCGGGGCGGGCGCAACCGGGTCGAACTGGCCGATTGA
- a CDS encoding right-handed parallel beta-helix repeat-containing protein, with product MKKNRQRKAVIGTLAAALAWSAHAAAATYYVAPAGNDGAAGSKAAPWRTFARAQEAAVAGDTIYFRGGTYKYTAGLNACASTTDVVNAITLNKSGTDGKRIRYWAYPGEKPVFDFAAMKDNCRVKAFNVNASWLHLKGLEIKGAPQQPGNLQNNESWGIWIKGSRNVFEALDTHHHMGPGLFLADGSYNLVLNVDSHHNYDPYSKSGAGQNADGFGAHVKANQPGNVFRGCRAWANTDDGFDLINAYSPVLIERSWAWLHGYLPGTTTPIAAGNGNGFKIGGFSGKWVAGAPVHVVRNSVALRNKANGFYANHHPVASQFFNNTAASNGIGYNLLGIAPDGSAVNLGVARNNVAYGGTAAANTAGADTSHNSWELRSAPVAADFESVSTSGWDAPRQADGSLPALPHFHLAGGSALVDAGIDVGLPYAGRAPDLGAWEVTAKQGALPRELDDADEGLAPEAVEEAAP from the coding sequence ATGAAGAAAAACAGACAGCGGAAGGCAGTGATCGGAACCCTGGCCGCCGCCTTGGCCTGGTCGGCCCACGCGGCGGCGGCGACCTACTACGTGGCGCCGGCCGGCAACGATGGCGCGGCCGGCAGCAAGGCCGCGCCATGGCGGACGTTCGCGCGGGCGCAGGAAGCCGCCGTGGCGGGTGACACCATCTACTTCCGCGGCGGCACGTACAAGTACACGGCGGGGCTGAACGCCTGCGCCAGCACCACCGACGTCGTCAACGCCATCACACTGAACAAGAGCGGTACCGACGGCAAGCGCATCCGCTACTGGGCCTATCCGGGCGAGAAGCCGGTGTTCGATTTCGCGGCGATGAAGGACAACTGCCGGGTCAAGGCGTTCAACGTCAACGCCAGCTGGCTGCACCTGAAGGGGCTGGAGATCAAGGGCGCGCCGCAACAGCCGGGCAACCTGCAGAACAACGAGTCGTGGGGCATCTGGATCAAAGGCAGCCGCAATGTGTTCGAGGCGCTCGACACGCACCACCACATGGGTCCCGGCCTGTTCCTGGCGGACGGCAGCTACAATCTGGTCCTGAACGTGGACTCGCACCACAACTACGACCCGTACAGCAAGTCCGGCGCGGGCCAGAACGCGGACGGCTTCGGCGCCCACGTCAAGGCCAATCAGCCGGGCAACGTGTTCCGCGGCTGCCGCGCCTGGGCCAACACGGACGACGGCTTCGACCTGATCAACGCCTACTCGCCCGTGCTGATCGAGCGCTCCTGGGCCTGGCTGCACGGCTACCTGCCCGGCACCACGACGCCGATCGCGGCCGGCAACGGCAACGGCTTCAAGATCGGCGGCTTTTCCGGCAAGTGGGTCGCCGGCGCGCCCGTGCACGTCGTGCGCAACTCGGTCGCGCTGCGCAACAAGGCCAACGGCTTCTATGCCAACCACCATCCGGTCGCCAGCCAGTTCTTCAACAACACGGCGGCCAGCAACGGCATCGGCTACAACCTCTTGGGCATCGCGCCGGACGGCAGCGCCGTCAACCTGGGCGTGGCGCGCAACAACGTGGCCTACGGCGGCACGGCGGCGGCCAACACGGCCGGCGCCGACACGTCGCACAACAGTTGGGAGCTGCGCAGCGCGCCCGTCGCCGCCGACTTCGAGAGCGTCTCGACCAGCGGCTGGGATGCGCCGCGCCAGGCCGACGGCAGCCTGCCGGCGCTGCCGCACTTCCACCTGGCTGGCGGCAGCGCGCTGGTCGACGCCGGCATCGACGTGGGCCTGCCGTACGCCGGGCGGGCACCGGACCTGGGCGCCTGGGAAGTCACGGCCAAGCAAGGCGCGCTGCCGCGCGAGCTGGACGACGCGGACGAGGGCCTCGCGCCGGAAGCAGTGGAGGAGGCCGCGCCATAG
- the sulP gene encoding sulfate permease encodes MLLWLRRYRRAALPGDIGAGIVVAMMMIPQGMAYALVAGLPPVAGLYASILPPLVYALFGSSMTQSVGPMAIVSLMTAAAIGPLAPAGTALHGVLAAQLALVAGAVLLLCGLLRLGFLASFFSRPVMSGFTVGSSLVIAWGQVKPLLGAAPPHFHLPSAALGLGSLALLVLARSYLAPLLAHCGMPKAAADVAAKLAPMAVVLASIGLVAALDLPALGVAVTGPVPAGLPQLNLATSSAHWRALLQPGLLIGFIVFLISMSAAQTLAQKRGEKLVSNQELVGLGAANIASMASGGFPVTGSLSRSAVNFAAGANTPLASVISAVLLAAALVLPTGWLALLPLPTLAATIIVAVLGMLQLDTLRTAWRYDRGDALAWLVTCVGVLALGVEAGVIVGVVLSMGTLIWRASRPHIAVLGRIAGTEHFRNVDRYAATTCATVLILRIDANLFFGNVDAVGERIEDELRAHPAARHLVLAMLAVSSIDTTALFALQELNDSLRARGIGLHLAEVKGPVMDRLRASSLPERLNGRIFLSTAMASDFLNPNQDPE; translated from the coding sequence ATGCTGCTTTGGCTGAGGCGCTACCGCCGTGCCGCGCTGCCGGGGGACATCGGCGCCGGCATCGTGGTGGCGATGATGATGATCCCGCAGGGGATGGCGTATGCGCTGGTGGCGGGCCTGCCGCCCGTGGCCGGCCTGTACGCCAGCATCCTGCCGCCACTGGTCTATGCGCTGTTCGGCAGCAGCATGACGCAGTCGGTGGGGCCGATGGCGATCGTCTCGCTGATGACGGCCGCCGCCATCGGCCCGCTGGCGCCGGCCGGCACCGCGCTGCATGGCGTGCTGGCCGCGCAACTGGCGCTGGTGGCCGGTGCGGTGCTGCTGCTGTGCGGCCTGCTGCGGCTGGGCTTTCTGGCCAGCTTCTTCTCGCGCCCCGTAATGAGCGGGTTTACCGTCGGCTCATCGCTCGTCATCGCCTGGGGCCAGGTCAAGCCGCTGCTGGGCGCGGCGCCGCCGCACTTTCACCTCCCCAGCGCCGCGCTGGGCTTGGGTTCCTTGGCGCTGCTCGTGCTGGCCCGTTCCTACCTGGCGCCGCTGCTGGCGCACTGCGGCATGCCGAAAGCGGCCGCCGACGTGGCGGCCAAGCTGGCGCCGATGGCCGTGGTGCTGGCGTCGATCGGCCTGGTCGCCGCGCTGGACCTGCCGGCGCTGGGCGTGGCCGTCACCGGTCCCGTGCCGGCCGGGCTGCCGCAACTGAACCTGGCCACTTCCAGCGCCCACTGGCGCGCGCTGCTGCAACCGGGCCTCTTGATCGGTTTCATCGTTTTCCTGATCAGCATGTCGGCCGCACAGACCCTGGCGCAAAAGCGCGGCGAGAAGCTGGTCAGCAACCAGGAACTCGTGGGCCTGGGAGCGGCCAATATCGCCAGCATGGCGTCGGGCGGTTTCCCGGTTACCGGCAGCCTGTCGCGCTCCGCCGTCAATTTCGCCGCCGGCGCCAACACGCCGCTGGCCAGCGTGATCTCCGCCGTGCTGCTGGCCGCCGCGCTGGTGCTGCCGACCGGATGGCTGGCGCTGCTGCCGCTGCCGACACTGGCCGCCACAATCATCGTCGCGGTGCTGGGCATGCTGCAACTGGACACCTTGCGCACCGCCTGGCGCTACGACCGTGGCGATGCGCTGGCCTGGCTGGTCACCTGCGTCGGCGTGCTGGCGCTGGGCGTGGAGGCCGGCGTCATCGTCGGCGTCGTGCTGTCGATGGGCACCCTGATCTGGCGCGCCAGCCGGCCGCACATCGCCGTGCTGGGGCGCATCGCCGGCACCGAGCACTTCCGCAACGTCGACCGCTATGCGGCCACCACCTGCGCCACGGTGCTGATCCTGCGCATCGACGCCAACCTGTTCTTCGGTAACGTCGATGCGGTGGGCGAACGCATCGAGGACGAGCTGCGCGCCCACCCGGCCGCGCGCCACCTGGTGCTGGCCATGCTGGCGGTCAGCTCGATCGACACGACGGCGCTGTTCGCGCTGCAGGAACTGAACGACAGCCTGCGCGCGCGCGGCATTGGCTTGCACCTGGCTGAAGTGAAGGGTCCCGTGATGGACCGCCTGCGCGCCAGCAGCCTGCCGGAGCGCCTGAACGGCCGCATCTTCCTGTCCACGGCAATGGCCAGCGACTTCCTCAACCCCAACCAGGACCCAGAATGA